In a single window of the Nicotiana tomentosiformis chromosome 8, ASM39032v3, whole genome shotgun sequence genome:
- the LOC138897477 gene encoding uncharacterized protein yields the protein MPLSIYGKLENEIGEIRSAPISLQLADRTTIIPEGIVDDVLVRVDKFVFPVDFIVLNMEENKDVPLIIGRPFLAIGGAILNIYERRLMLRVGEETVTFEMNVGEKGEANCKC from the coding sequence atgcctttgtctatttacggGAAGCTGGagaatgagattggagagataaggtctgcaccaatatctttgcagctggcagaccgaACAACTatcatacccgaggggatagtggatgatgtcttagttcgggtagataagtttgtatttcctgtagattttatagtaCTGAATATGGAAGAGAATAAGGACGTCCCTCTCATcataggaagaccattcttagcaataGGCGGAGCAATCTTAAACATATACGAGAGAAGACTCATGCtcagagtgggtgaggagactgtaacTTTTGAGATGAACGTgggtgaaaaaggagaagccaactgcaagtgttga